From Apium graveolens cultivar Ventura chromosome 9, ASM990537v1, whole genome shotgun sequence, the proteins below share one genomic window:
- the LOC141685913 gene encoding uncharacterized protein LOC141685913: MRHPSDSPSWRNVDCRWPEFGSEARNIRLGLAVDGPQEPGNDIDVYLQPLIDDLKKLWEEGEPNVYDAHTKSFFTLKAILMWTINDFPGYGNLSGCVNKGYRACLVCGDHTVAKYLSRSRKMSYQGHRWYLDLYHPYRRQRTAFNGEQEFGCALEPLSGEEVLGQQQQLRFSFGKGGSKERWSLHGKNNVMHVEKNVCDNIIGTLLYMKFKSKDSLASHLDLVDMGIRPDLAPEVGEKRTYLPPVPYTLSRKEKQTILASLYDMKLPYGHASNIRNCVSMIDMKLYGLKSHDYHILLQQLLPVCIRSVLPKNVRSYVRNRLYPEGSIAEGYLKEESIEFCSEFYSGSSRTAGLPRDEKKISGPIGGVTMKSVAEKERDEAHLSVLRNNSEVEPYFMLHKKYLEEIYRGKKKSVQWLLGEHNRQFADWFEQKVSTEMRENTEAVSETLRWLAGKPSFSVLTYESYAVEGVRYHTKDRDNARVVQNSGVSLVARTVQVSSAKDMNPIESDLKFYGVIREIWELDYHAFKAPLFLLHGQ, from the exons ATGCGTCACCCCTCTGAttctccttcttggagaaatGTAGATTGTAGGTGGCCTGAGTTTGGTAGCGAGGCAAGAAATATACGTTTAGGATTAGCGGTCGATG GCCCACAAGAGCCTGGTAATGATATTGACGTATATCTCCAGCCACTGATTGACGATTTAAAAAAATTGTGGGAGGAAGGTGAACCAAACGTGTACGATGCCCATACCAAATCCTTTTTCACTCTAAAGGCAATCTTGATGTGGACAATAAATGACTTTCCGGGATATGGAAATTTGTCGGGGTGCGTTAATAAGGGTTATAGGGCCTGTCTAGTATGCGGTGATCATACCGTGGCTAAATATCTAAGTCGTAGTAGAAAAATGAGCTACCAAGGACATCGTTGGTATTTAGATCTTTATCATCCGTATAGGAGACAAAGGACAGCTTTTAATGGAGAACAAGAATTTGGTTGTGCACTTGAACCACTTAGTGGAGAGGAAGTGTTGGGGCAACAACAGCAACTTAGGTTCAGTTTTGGGAAGGGGGGAAGCAAAGAAAGGTGGAGTCTCCATGGAAAAAACA ATGTCATGCACGTCGAAAAGAACGTGTGTGATAATATAATTGGGACACTTCTGTACATGAAATTCAAGAGTAAAGATAGCCTTGCCTCGCATCTTGATTTGGTTGACATGGGAATACGGCCTGATTTAGCTCCAGAAGTAGGTGAGAAAAGAACATACCTACCTCCTGTCCCTTATACTCTCTCCCGGAAAGAAAAACAAACAATATTAGCATCATTGTACGACATGAAACTTCCATACGGACATGCTTCAAATATAAGAAATTGTGTATCGATGATTGATATGAAGTTGTATGGTTTAAAGTCCCATGACTACCATATCCTTCTCCAACAATTACTACCTGTTTGCATTCGTTCAGTGCTTCCGAAAAATGTTAGG AGTTATGTAAGAAACCGATTATATCCAGAAGGTTCTATAGCTGAAGGTTACCTCAAAGAAGAGTCAATAGAATTTTGCAGTGAGTTCTATAGCGGGAGTAGTAGAACAGCCGGTCTTCCGAGAGATGaaaaaaaaatttctggtccaATCGGTGGTGTGACTATGAAGTCAGTTGCGGAAAAAGAACGAGATGAGGCTCATCTTTCAGTTCTTCGTAATAATTCGGAAGTGGAACCATATTTTAT GTTGCATAAAAAATATTTGGAAGAGATTTATCGAGGGAAAAAGAAGAGTGTACAGTGGCTATTGGGAGAGCACAATCGACAATTTGCCGATTGGTTTGAACAAAAA GTCAGTACAGAAATGAGGGAGAATACGGAAGCCGTATCTGAAACTTTAAGATGGTTGGCTGGGAAACCTTCATTTTCAGTTTTGACTTACGAAAGTTATGCTGTTGAAGGGGTCCGATACCACACAAAGGATCGAGATAATGCAAGGGTAGTTCAGAATAGTGGTGTGTCATTAGTTGCGAGGACAGTCCAAGTCTCTAGTGCTAAGGACATGAATCCTATAGAGAGTGATTTAAAATTTTATGGGGTGATCAGGGAAATATGGGAATTAGACTACCACGCATTCAAGGCCCCTCTGTTTTTATTACATGGGCAGTAA